From Deltaproteobacteria bacterium, one genomic window encodes:
- a CDS encoding TIGR03617 family F420-dependent LLM class oxidoreductase, with the protein MKIDSGIFIADLRDVARLARYAEELGYDGLWTAEAGHDPYLPVALAATATERITLGTNIAVAFPRSPLVHAQIAWDLQAASRGRFVLGLGTQVKGHNERRYSTPWTAPGPRLREMVQLIRHIWDVWQHGTKPGFQGKYYQFSLMTPFFSPAPLEWPHIPLYIAGVNPYVCRLAGELCDGFQVHPFHSMKYIRETVLPNVEQGLAKGARKRGDVTLATSAFVITGKDRDEIERVKGGVRQQIAFYASTRTYIGVLEAHGWGETCYRLNEKAAQGDWSGMASLITDEMLEVYAVQGTFDEVPGLLKKKYGGVIDRLSFYSPLRPGADDAMWRRVIAACRS; encoded by the coding sequence ATGAAGATCGACAGTGGTATCTTCATCGCCGACCTGCGCGACGTGGCGCGGCTCGCCCGCTACGCCGAGGAGCTCGGCTACGACGGCCTGTGGACCGCCGAGGCGGGCCACGATCCCTATCTGCCCGTCGCCTTGGCGGCCACCGCCACCGAGCGCATCACGCTCGGCACGAACATCGCGGTGGCGTTTCCACGGAGCCCCCTCGTCCATGCGCAGATCGCCTGGGACCTGCAGGCGGCCTCACGGGGCCGGTTCGTTCTCGGCCTCGGGACGCAGGTGAAGGGCCACAACGAGCGGCGGTACTCGACCCCCTGGACGGCGCCGGGGCCGCGGCTCCGCGAGATGGTGCAGCTCATCCGCCACATCTGGGACGTGTGGCAGCACGGCACGAAGCCCGGCTTCCAGGGGAAGTACTACCAGTTCAGCCTGATGACGCCCTTCTTCAGCCCGGCGCCGCTCGAGTGGCCGCACATCCCGCTCTACATCGCCGGCGTGAACCCCTATGTCTGCCGCCTCGCGGGTGAGCTGTGCGACGGCTTCCAGGTCCACCCGTTCCATTCGATGAAGTACATCCGCGAGACCGTGCTGCCGAACGTCGAACAGGGGCTCGCGAAGGGGGCCCGGAAGCGAGGCGACGTGACGCTCGCCACCTCCGCCTTCGTCATCACGGGCAAGGACCGGGACGAGATCGAGCGCGTCAAGGGCGGCGTCCGGCAGCAGATCGCCTTCTACGCCTCGACCCGCACCTACATCGGCGTCCTCGAGGCCCACGGCTGGGGCGAGACGTGCTACCGCCTGAACGAGAAGGCGGCGCAGGGCGACTGGTCGGGGATGGCGTCGCTCATCACCGACGAGATGCTCGAGGTCTACGCCGTCCAGGGGACGTTCGACGAGGTCCCCGGCCTGCTGAAGAAGAAGTACGGCGGCGTCATCGACCGGCTGTCGTTCTACAGCCCGTTGCGCCCGGGGGCGGACGACGCCATGTGGCGTCGGGTGATCGCGGCCTGCCGGTCGTAG
- a CDS encoding VOC family protein codes for MSEPRIAIRLNHVAYPTFDTPATVRFYTEVMGFRLVAALEAESEPEDGSRRRFLHTFFAMESGEIIAFFEVDGLEPPAPDRLPRWIRHLALSVDSKETLAAWQQRLQRHGVRVTGPVNHDDTWLSIYFGDPNGVTLELTYQSRPLDDDDARRAAAVVAGWSAAHRVTPT; via the coding sequence ATGTCCGAGCCCCGCATCGCCATCCGCCTGAACCACGTCGCCTACCCGACCTTCGACACGCCCGCGACCGTTCGGTTCTACACCGAGGTCATGGGCTTCCGGCTCGTCGCCGCGCTCGAGGCCGAGAGCGAGCCCGAGGACGGCTCCCGGCGCCGCTTCCTCCATACGTTCTTTGCCATGGAGAGCGGGGAGATCATCGCGTTCTTCGAGGTCGACGGCCTGGAGCCGCCGGCGCCGGACCGCCTGCCGCGCTGGATCCGTCACCTGGCGCTCAGCGTCGACTCGAAGGAAACGCTGGCGGCGTGGCAGCAGCGCCTGCAGCGCCACGGCGTGCGCGTGACCGGGCCCGTCAACCACGACGACACCTGGCTCTCGATCTACTTCGGGGACCCGAACGGCGTGACCCTCGAGCTGACCTACCAGTCGCGCCCCCTCGACGACGACGACGCCCGGCGCGCCGCCGCGGTCGTCGCCGGGTGGTCGGCGGCGCACCGGGTCACGCCAACTTGA
- a CDS encoding inorganic phosphate transporter, whose product MLILALLILVALAFDFMNGFHDAANSIATVVSTRVLTPRAAVAWAAFFNFVAAFGFGVAVATTIGKGIVNPEVMDRPLIFAGLAAAFTWDWITWRWGLPTSSSHALIGAFAGAALTKAGPGVLVWSGITRILIFIVVSPVAGLLLGAAFMFVMMHLLKSAHPAFVDRVFRRLQLLSAAGYSLGHGTNDAQKTMGIIAVLLFTSGHLGSTFYVPFWVILICHAAIGLGTLLGGWRIVHTMGMRLTALQPVGGFCAETAGAIALFGSATFGIPVSTTHTITGAIVGVGSMRRLSAVRWGVARNVVWAWVLTIPCSAAIAALIYLPFKLA is encoded by the coding sequence ATGCTCATCCTCGCCCTCCTGATCCTCGTCGCCCTCGCCTTCGACTTCATGAACGGCTTCCACGACGCGGCGAACTCGATCGCCACGGTCGTGTCGACGCGCGTGCTGACGCCGCGCGCGGCCGTCGCCTGGGCGGCCTTCTTCAACTTCGTCGCCGCCTTCGGCTTCGGCGTCGCGGTGGCGACGACCATCGGGAAGGGCATCGTGAACCCCGAGGTGATGGACCGGCCGCTCATCTTCGCCGGTCTCGCGGCGGCCTTCACGTGGGACTGGATCACGTGGCGCTGGGGCCTGCCCACGAGCTCCTCGCACGCCCTGATCGGCGCCTTCGCTGGTGCGGCCCTCACCAAGGCCGGCCCCGGCGTGCTGGTCTGGTCGGGGATCACCCGGATCCTGATCTTCATCGTCGTGTCGCCGGTCGCCGGGCTGCTGCTGGGAGCGGCCTTCATGTTCGTGATGATGCATCTGCTGAAGAGCGCGCACCCGGCCTTCGTCGACCGCGTCTTCCGCCGCCTGCAGCTGCTCTCCGCGGCCGGCTACAGCCTCGGCCACGGCACCAACGACGCGCAGAAGACGATGGGCATCATCGCCGTCCTGCTCTTCACCTCGGGCCACCTCGGCAGCACCTTCTACGTGCCCTTCTGGGTCATCCTCATCTGCCACGCGGCGATCGGCCTCGGCACCCTCCTCGGCGGCTGGCGGATCGTGCACACGATGGGGATGCGGCTCACGGCCCTCCAGCCGGTCGGCGGCTTCTGCGCCGAGACCGCAGGGGCGATCGCGCTGTTCGGGTCCGCGACCTTCGGCATCCCGGTCAGCACCACGCACACGATCACCGGTGCGATCGTCGGCGTGGGCAGCATGCGGCGGCTGTCGGCGGTGCGCTGGGGCGTGGCGCGGAACGTCGTCTGGGCGTGGGTGCTCACCATCCCATGCAGCGCGGCGATCGCGGCGCTGATCTACCTGCCGTTCAAGTTGGCGTGA
- a CDS encoding DUF47 domain-containing protein — protein sequence MATGAPRQGFLSRLLPASGSEQFFDLLEQHADRTREAAALLAEMLEKQVDPAQQAERVKAVEHQGDEITHAVIERLHQTFITPIDRDDMHRLISRMDDVLDLIEASSERIWLYELRTIEPEARAFADVLVKSVQAVGDAVRCLRDLRDREALSAHCTEINRLENEGDQLLRRAVARLFHDSTDPIHVIKWKEIYDNLENAIDRCEDVANVIEGVALEYA from the coding sequence ATGGCCACCGGCGCGCCGCGGCAGGGATTCCTCTCCCGGCTCCTCCCGGCGAGCGGGAGCGAGCAGTTCTTCGACCTCCTCGAGCAGCACGCGGACCGCACGCGGGAGGCGGCGGCGCTGCTCGCCGAGATGCTGGAGAAGCAGGTCGATCCCGCGCAGCAGGCCGAGCGCGTGAAGGCCGTCGAGCACCAGGGCGACGAGATCACCCACGCGGTGATCGAGCGCCTGCATCAGACCTTCATCACGCCGATCGACCGCGACGACATGCATCGCCTGATCTCGCGCATGGACGACGTGCTCGACCTGATCGAGGCCTCCTCGGAACGCATCTGGCTCTACGAGCTCCGCACGATCGAGCCGGAGGCCCGCGCGTTCGCGGACGTGCTCGTCAAGTCCGTGCAGGCCGTCGGCGACGCGGTGCGCTGCCTGCGCGACCTGCGCGACCGGGAGGCGCTCAGCGCCCACTGCACGGAGATCAACCGCCTGGAGAACGAGGGCGACCAGCTCCTGCGCCGGGCCGTCGCCCGGCTCTTCCACGACAGCACCGATCCCATCCACGTCATCAAGTGGAAGGAGATCTACGACAACCTCGAGAACGCGATCGACCGCTGCGAGGACGTCGCCAACGTGATCGAGGGCGTGGCCCTCGAGTACGCCTGA
- a CDS encoding amidotransferase — protein sequence MVRRGGEDSSGEGTSWLVLRHTPAEGLGLLANPLRDFGVHHRYLDLPRGEPLPRDLRTVGGLIVLGGAMAAYEADRHPFLATESTLIERTLTAGRPVLGICLGAQLIAQVLGARVYPGEKREVGWAPVTLTEDGVDDPLFAGCEPTLTVFHMHGDTYELPPDAHNLARSKLYEQQAFRWGDLVYGVQFHLEFTDTMIARLVSEAESRAYIAGAGVDPDRLLAETPPHLRQLGDVAQRVFSSFFAQCGL from the coding sequence ATGGTACGCCGGGGCGGGGAGGACTCCTCGGGCGAGGGGACGTCCTGGCTGGTGCTGCGCCACACCCCGGCCGAGGGGCTCGGGCTGCTCGCCAACCCCCTGCGCGACTTCGGCGTTCACCACCGCTACCTCGATCTGCCGCGCGGCGAGCCGCTGCCGCGCGACCTGCGCACCGTGGGCGGCCTCATCGTGCTCGGCGGCGCGATGGCGGCGTACGAGGCGGATCGGCATCCGTTCCTCGCCACCGAGAGCACGCTGATCGAGCGGACCCTCACGGCCGGGCGGCCGGTGCTCGGCATCTGCCTCGGCGCCCAGCTGATCGCGCAGGTGCTCGGCGCGCGCGTCTATCCGGGCGAGAAGCGGGAGGTGGGCTGGGCGCCCGTGACGCTCACGGAGGACGGTGTCGACGATCCGCTGTTCGCCGGGTGCGAGCCGACGCTGACCGTCTTCCACATGCACGGCGACACCTACGAGCTGCCGCCCGACGCCCACAACCTGGCGCGCTCGAAGCTCTACGAGCAGCAGGCGTTCCGCTGGGGGGACCTCGTCTACGGTGTCCAGTTCCACCTCGAGTTCACGGACACGATGATCGCACGTCTGGTGAGCGAGGCCGAGTCGCGGGCGTACATCGCCGGCGCCGGCGTCGATCCCGACCGGTTGCTGGCGGAGACGCCCCCTCATCTGCGCCAGCTCGGCGACGTCGCGCAACGCGTCTTCTCGAGCTTCTTCGCGCAGTGCGGGCTCTAG